A portion of the Gemmatimonadaceae bacterium genome contains these proteins:
- a CDS encoding PadR family transcriptional regulator has protein sequence MLDSDGGLVKGTLDLLVLKALMWGPRHGYAVAEWVKAVTEGELLVEEGPLYTALHRLEKNGWLSGEWGYSDNNRRAKYYQLTRTGRAQLRAQVTSWERYARAVGRAVAAVSPETV, from the coding sequence ATGCTCGATTCGGATGGCGGGCTGGTCAAAGGGACGCTCGACCTTCTCGTCTTGAAGGCGCTGATGTGGGGGCCGCGCCACGGCTACGCGGTGGCGGAGTGGGTCAAGGCGGTGACGGAGGGGGAGCTGCTCGTCGAAGAAGGGCCGCTCTACACCGCGCTGCACCGGCTGGAGAAGAACGGTTGGCTCTCAGGCGAGTGGGGCTACTCCGACAACAACCGGCGCGCCAAGTACTACCAGCTCACGCGCACCGGGCGCGCGCAATTGCGCGCGCAGGTGACGTCCTGGGAGCGATACGCGCGCGCCGTCGGGCGCGCCGTTGCCGCCGTGTCGCCTGAAACGGTCTGA